A genomic segment from Cardinium endosymbiont of Culicoides punctatus encodes:
- the rnr gene encoding ribonuclease R has product MPKIPIKVKNKKKVLNYVESILKILMEDPNCTYTTQQFRASLNIKTKSERIQLRKNLLDLLQQGKIKKISQGRYLFLHNHIDLIGRVDYVRTEYAYIVIPDYPKDILVLQKNMLSALDKDLVKVRLLSNGRRKRPEGIVVEIIERNTAPIIGRITSLSGEQLTAVFNQRHASYLVAIEEGHLLKLQENDKVVIALTSFPDKNNQLSGKIVKHLGQAGLHEVEMHAVMVEFGLNDVFPEHVLNATKDLPMAIPTKEIARRNDLREVPTFTIDPADAKDFDDALSYQRLTNGRYQVGIHIADVSYYVLPDTLLDMEAYARNTSVYLVDRCIPMLPELLSNELCSLRPNEDKLTFSAIFELDDRGNIYDQWFGETVIHSNRRFSYEDAQETIDRQAGDFYQELTQLNHLAKQLRTKRVKKGAINFETRELSFKLDANGKPLQIMPKIRKDTHKLIEEFMLLANREVATYVAKMKKKSEKLGPTFIYRTHGHPDPCKLNDFFSFVRQLGYKINVGNRPVAKVMHELEEVIKGKEEENIIQSLAIRSMAKALYTTKPDPHFALAFTHYSHFTSPIRRYSDLLAHRLLKKYLNGEWIYDVDTYEKKCQYAIEREGIAANAERASIKYKQVEFMQYLRDEVFEGIISGITEWSIYIEVISNACEGMVRVSDLSDDEYIFDEKNFRVVGTRHKKSYRLGDMVKVKVKSCDVDKRLIHFLLLQ; this is encoded by the coding sequence ATGCCTAAAATACCGATCAAAGTTAAAAACAAAAAGAAAGTGTTAAATTACGTTGAATCGATTCTAAAGATATTAATGGAGGACCCGAATTGTACCTATACGACACAACAGTTTCGTGCTTCTCTAAACATTAAAACGAAGTCAGAAAGAATACAATTAAGAAAAAACTTATTAGATCTTTTACAACAAGGTAAAATCAAAAAAATAAGCCAAGGACGTTATCTATTTTTGCATAATCACATTGACTTAATAGGTCGAGTAGACTACGTACGAACCGAATATGCCTATATCGTTATTCCTGATTATCCAAAAGATATATTGGTTCTTCAAAAAAATATGTTATCTGCACTAGATAAAGATTTAGTCAAAGTTCGCTTACTTTCAAATGGACGTCGCAAGCGCCCAGAGGGAATCGTAGTGGAAATTATAGAACGTAATACGGCACCAATTATTGGACGAATCACATCATTATCTGGAGAACAATTGACAGCTGTCTTCAATCAAAGACACGCATCATACTTAGTTGCAATAGAAGAGGGACATTTACTAAAACTACAAGAAAATGATAAAGTGGTTATTGCATTAACCTCCTTTCCTGATAAGAATAACCAATTATCCGGAAAAATTGTCAAACATCTCGGACAAGCTGGTCTCCATGAAGTAGAGATGCATGCAGTAATGGTGGAATTCGGATTAAATGATGTATTTCCAGAACATGTGCTTAATGCCACTAAGGATTTGCCTATGGCTATTCCCACGAAAGAGATAGCACGCAGAAACGACCTAAGGGAAGTCCCCACCTTTACCATAGACCCTGCAGATGCAAAAGATTTTGATGATGCACTTTCCTATCAAAGATTAACTAATGGTCGCTACCAAGTGGGTATTCACATTGCAGATGTAAGTTATTATGTTTTGCCAGATACGTTATTAGATATGGAAGCTTATGCGAGAAATACATCTGTATATCTTGTAGACCGTTGTATTCCCATGCTGCCAGAGTTGCTTTCTAACGAATTATGTTCTTTACGTCCTAACGAAGATAAATTAACTTTTTCAGCCATTTTTGAGTTGGATGATCGTGGAAATATCTATGATCAATGGTTTGGTGAAACAGTTATTCATTCTAATAGAAGATTCTCCTATGAGGATGCGCAAGAAACAATTGATAGACAAGCAGGCGATTTTTATCAAGAACTTACGCAACTGAACCATTTAGCTAAACAGCTTCGAACAAAACGTGTTAAAAAAGGAGCGATCAATTTCGAAACAAGAGAGCTGTCATTTAAGCTCGATGCAAATGGTAAACCACTTCAAATTATGCCTAAGATCCGTAAAGATACCCATAAGTTGATAGAAGAATTTATGTTGCTAGCCAATAGAGAAGTCGCAACTTATGTGGCTAAAATGAAGAAAAAATCTGAAAAGCTTGGTCCTACCTTTATATATAGAACGCATGGCCATCCAGATCCATGTAAACTCAATGATTTCTTCTCTTTTGTACGACAACTGGGATATAAGATTAATGTGGGAAATAGACCAGTTGCTAAAGTTATGCATGAATTAGAAGAGGTAATAAAAGGTAAAGAAGAGGAAAATATTATTCAATCGCTTGCCATCCGTTCCATGGCTAAAGCCCTTTACACTACGAAGCCAGATCCTCATTTTGCATTAGCTTTTACTCATTATAGCCATTTTACCTCACCCATTCGAAGGTATTCAGATTTATTGGCTCATCGTCTATTAAAAAAATACTTAAATGGTGAATGGATTTATGACGTTGATACCTATGAAAAAAAATGTCAATATGCTATAGAACGAGAGGGTATTGCTGCAAATGCAGAAAGGGCATCCATAAAGTATAAGCAAGTGGAATTTATGCAGTATCTAAGGGATGAGGTTTTTGAAGGTATTATTAGTGGTATCACAGAATGGAGTATCTATATAGAAGTTATATCCAATGCATGTGAAGGCATGGTAAGAGTATCAGATCTTTCTGATGATGAGTATATTTTTGACGAAAAAAATTTCCGAGTTGTTGGCACGCGTCATAAAAAAAGTTACCGTTTGGGCGACATGGTAAAAGTAAAAGTGAAAAGCTGTGATGTAGACAAACGGTTGATTCATTTTCTTTTACTCCAGTAG
- a CDS encoding M15 family metallopeptidase: protein MILKKNLNLLIVIAFAIMCKTTASAEEAKAPWSIPVVNSKISTNVLYLPIADDRVKTIPIQDCDEVLIDLLVVNHPRIKSTISFDKRPQKKHSGYAHVRLGVYKKLLAMLDFLPKNVGIAYFEAFRPLSKQKQYFDRKFREILSKVQNKEIAYQEASKYVSPFIDNIPPHVTGAAIDMMLFVINGQREELMDMGTCSIAKNQHETFSEKTSKKQRENRLILLHAAIQAGFINYGFEWWHYSYGDKAWAYVKQQEAAIYGLIAAPNEIPSMDKDTYLKNFN from the coding sequence ATGATACTAAAAAAAAATCTTAACTTATTGATTGTTATTGCTTTTGCAATAATGTGTAAGACAACAGCATCTGCAGAGGAAGCTAAGGCTCCTTGGTCTATTCCGGTCGTAAACTCAAAAATCTCTACCAACGTATTGTATCTGCCTATTGCAGATGATCGGGTAAAGACAATTCCCATACAAGATTGTGACGAAGTACTCATTGATTTGCTTGTGGTAAATCATCCAAGAATTAAATCAACCATAAGTTTTGATAAACGACCTCAAAAAAAACACAGTGGCTATGCGCATGTTAGACTTGGGGTATATAAAAAACTACTGGCTATGCTAGATTTTTTACCAAAAAATGTTGGCATTGCCTATTTTGAAGCATTTAGGCCATTAAGCAAACAAAAACAATATTTTGATAGGAAATTTAGAGAGATTTTAAGTAAAGTACAAAACAAAGAAATAGCATATCAAGAAGCTTCAAAATATGTATCGCCTTTTATTGATAATATTCCGCCCCATGTTACGGGTGCTGCAATTGATATGATGCTTTTTGTTATTAATGGTCAACGTGAGGAACTAATGGATATGGGAACATGTAGTATTGCCAAGAACCAACATGAAACATTTTCTGAAAAAACAAGTAAAAAACAACGAGAGAATAGATTAATATTACTCCATGCAGCAATTCAAGCTGGATTTATTAATTATGGATTCGAATGGTGGCATTATAGTTATGGTGATAAAGCTTGGGCTTATGTTAAACAACAAGAAGCTGCTATATATGGATTAATCGCTGCACCTAATGAAATACCCTCTATGGATAAGGATACGTATCTAAAGAATTTTAATTAA